Sequence from the Gadus chalcogrammus isolate NIFS_2021 chromosome 21, NIFS_Gcha_1.0, whole genome shotgun sequence genome:
TCACACACCTGTCGGACAGGTCTGCCCATTATACTTGGGCCACTAACAGGTTGGCACCTACTAATTACCATAAGTCGCAGGTGTCATTTCTTTGCCTGTTAAAACAAAGACCCGAGCAGCCCTCTTTGACTTCCTCATTTTTGATTAccctgaaacaaacaaacaatagaAGCCTTGGGTGCAGGCATGCGTACAGCGGAGATACCATCGGATCTCTGAATCCCGGCTTGGATCTCTCAGCTCCAGCTCCTGAAAGCCTTTTTGAAGTTCTCCTTTTTAACACATCATATTATCATAGTCAAAGTTAGGGTCTGGCTTCGTTTGTTAAAGAACCATACTCAATAAACAGTTAGGGTCTGTGTTAAAGAACCATACTTAATGAACGGTAAGGGTCTGTGTTAAAGAACCATACATAATGAACGGTAAGGGTCTGTGGTAAAGAACCATACTCAATGAACAGTTAGGGTCTGTGTTAAAGAACCATACTTAATGAACGGTAAGGGTCTGTGTTAAAGAACCATAATTAATGAACAGTTAGGGTCTGTCTTAAGGAACCAACCATACTTAATCAACGGCTAGGGTCTTTGTCAAAGAACCCTACTTGAGGAATGTTTAGGGTCCTTGTCAAAGAACCGTAGTGCTCTGAGCGGTGGAGCCATGGTAACGGTCTCTCCCGGCTTCACTAAAACATCCCTTACCGATACCATGTTTCAAAAAGACTCCCGTGTCCCGACTCTGCTGGGGAACATCAGCGTGGCGCACCTGCCCGTACGGAACAACAGCTGGAGGCGCTCTGTGGTGAGGGGTTTGGTTCTTCTGGAGCTCGTCATTCACTGTTTGTTGGTCCACACAGTGAGGAGGCTCTCCCGAAGAACCAactccctccctgtgtctgtcCTCTGGGGATGTTTAGGAAGTTGTGGTGGAAGTGGGTTCACTAATTAGACATCAGATTAACATTTATGGTCTGATGGGAGAAAAACTAAAATCTTGGGGACTGGGGCGTGCCATTTTCTTTTACTTCAAATTTATTTTGACCAATTGTGTGCCTGGGGCCGGGCTGTGTAGGCGGGCCTTATGTGGGTTGGATCTTTACCGGCAATGGCTGGGGGAACCAAAACTGGTGTGGCTCCTTTCTTGGCCAACAGCGAAGGCAACCTCGGCCAGCACTGATACCGTGACTTTAGCCGTCGGGAAGCAGAAACATCCTGCCACCAACGCCGGAGATAAAGATTCTTTAAAGAGTAATAGAGCCCCTCTCACTGCGTAATTCACACTTCCTAGTTTCCTGCCCAGGTTCTATGCCGACTCCTCCCAGAAGTTTAGAGTGTTGTTCAGCTTCTGGATCCAAGATCTAAGATCATGTAGGCAGGCCTGCATTAactgccattgggccctgggcCTGAGAGTGTTCGTATCAGTGTTCATATCATGAGCCAGTATGATAGGCCTCCTGATAGTCGTAGGCCCTGGGTCTTCAACACAGGTAAGCCCGTGAATTAAGGCGGCCTTGCAGGAAGTACCTTGACATACCGGACCACCTTAACACTAAACATACTTGACTACCTTAACAGTAACTACCTCATCGTATACTGGACTCGCTATCACGCTGATTCTTTCAATACACAGCCTGCATGGGATTGGTTACAGTTTATCCTTTGTTATGTCAGCCTGGGTGCTGGGTTACAGATGATCCTATGATATGAAAGCCTTCATGTAACTTTATTATTCTGTTCTCTAATCTGATTACTGATTTTTTTCTGATGTATCTTTATCCTGTGgaattgaaataaataaattcggCCATTTAGAAAAGGATTAAATGGTTAATAAGaccataacaaaaaaaacatactatAACCAATaatgtttattatattattatattacaataatgataataaccaataataattattataataagataataatatAGTTCGAATAATATAGTAGTATAATCTAGATATTTTTTCTGTTAAttcagcaaaaaataaataaaaaaaacatttctgagGGGCGTGCCCGGAGCGCCGCTGTGTCGTCATTGTCGTGCGACGCGCCGCTGCATTACGCTCTTCAACATCCACGATGGCGGAACCTGAGTAAGTATTCTTCTTCACATTGGAACGGCAATATCTGCGTCCATCCTCTGTTTTCCCTGCTCGGATTCCCGCTCCGTCTCCTCGGCGGTCCACACGACCCGTGGGGCTCTGGATTCGGGACGGGATGGGGTCCTGTCGGTGGAGACTTTAGGGTTTAAAGCTCACATGTTGCTGCCGGGGTTGCTTCGAGCAAGAGCAGCCCCTGGTCTCACAGAAGACCCCGTCACACGTCTTATATTCAGAGGAAGATACAACTGAACGCCTCTAATACCGTGACCACATAGAAGGAGTAGCATCTGTATTTTGTCCTGCCGAGTTCGGTACCTAAAGTGTCGGTGTGCTTGTGTTTACCGCCTCATGAGAGGAGCTGTAGAACTAATAGCTGTGATATCTGTAGAATCTAAACCATGTGTTCTCCAGCACCTCAACGTCACCGTCCTGTCATCTTAAAGGATTCTTATATCTATGGCGGCCGGCTGGTTGTGTAACTGTTTCGTGTCGTCGCCCGACGTCCAGTGAGGTCTctgttgatgttgttttttaaactggTCTGCAGGAAGAAGGTGATCCAGCTGGTCCCGGAGCATCTGCTGAAGAAGAGAAAGGCGTACCAGGCTATCAAGGCCACGCAGGCTAAGCTCGCCCTGCTAGACAAGAGAAAGGTACGAGACTCGTGATGATCACGACATTAAACTGAATAATCAATGTTGTAAACTCTATGAAGCTATTACTGTTATTCACAGGGTACCACTATGGACTCTTAACCTACCCTCTCCTGTGTACTGGTTACAAAGTAGATGCTTTGTTTTGATTTTCACAGCAGACCCGACTATTGGCTCGTCTTCACGTGTCGTTAGGTCGGTTGTTTGTGCTTTGAGCTTGACACTTAACTTCTGGCTCCTCTGATATCCTGAGCAGACAGTGTTATATAACCAGCTTGTTGTTGGCCAAGAGAGACACGGCTAGTTTGTTTACCTAACTGGTAAACCATTGGAAGGGAACTGACATTTAGCTGATTCTCCATCCAAAGCGActacaataagaacatttgtcagaagaagttGAAACCATTATCTGTCGgttcagtaaggatgttcatagaaccaagtgccaagcactgacGATCGTTATGTTAACACATTCCCTGTAGACAACAAATCTCTCTTCTAACCAGAGTCAGAGGTTGGAGTCGGCAGAGAAACAAATGCAAGACGTATGACTCCCAGCCCAGAGGTTCTAGCTCAAACCCCTTTGGTCTGCAGGTCTCCCTGCAGGCCTCCTTGAACACAATGTCtcataaggcctaaaaaaaaaaaagtttggttcccgttggttgtcagttgaggtcaggGGTAGGttgggaatttattttattttttccagcggcagcgaatgataggtaggttgttttcatttaaaaacgagagaatgcgctcatccttgtacagaacgaagaggtgctgtaccaaaacgtaattatagtttgcagaaaaaaatatttcttttttataaagctcataaaataatttgggtcgcacataaattgacagggtcggtcggaaaccggaaccaaaccaaAATTATTTTAGGCCTAACCCCGGCCTTCAACGAGGTGGCTCTGAACTCGGTCCCCGCGGGTGCGTGACGCTGCCCTGTGTTGGCTCCTCCAGGTCTCCAAGGGGAAGCCGCTCCGCTTCAAGAGGCTGGAGGACATTCTGAGGGAAGGGCACCGGGCCAGCCGGGACGAGACGCGCATCGGGCGCTTCAAGCAGCGCCCTCCCACCGCCCTGCCCCCCAAGAACAAGCTGGCCTTCGCCGTGCGCATCAAAGAGTGAGTAGAGCCGAGACCAGCCGACCAGGAACCGCTTCAACTGGACCATAAAACCATTGACAGTGGACTTCTACTCATTCTTAGATCTTATAGGAATGGAGCTGAACTAGGGTTgtcgcggtatacggtattaccggtgtttgtttttcctaataaaaaacaaattcagtaaaaatgaataatataattatgataatgaaaatgtgtagaataggccacagttctgctctgtgcgggagaattgtcgcgccgagaattgtcgtgcttccttacaagaccggttaccatagcaacgccagtaaacaaaccccgcgaagcccaatccctacttgagctccccgcgctacggccatccggaggcgcacagagcttttggacgtgatattatgatatataaaatgaTATATAAAATGTAAGATATCttaatagaaaaaatatataaaataataataggtgTTTACTCTGTGATTGATGGAGGCCTCAGGGGCTGTAGACCTGACGTATAGCCTGTCTGACACCAGGAGACACCGTTTGAGTGGAAGTTGTTGAAAATGACTGTCGCCCGTCTCGTATCCTCGAATCAAGTTTTAGTTGATGCTTCCTGTAGGAGACGATTTGGACCCCTTCTCTGAATCCGTCTTTCCTGTCGATCACAGAGCTACTCCCACAGAGATGCTGATCGGCAGATTTTTCTCTGTGGTATTTATTTACCAAACATTTTTTATGCTCCGAGTAGTCCTCGGCTCTTGGTTTCAGCAACAGTGGAACCGGTTCCATTTGGTCACAATAGACATAATCATAAAAATCCCGTAATTGTTTACTGACATTGATGCCACCTATTAAATTACAGGGCACCGCCCTAAACTAAACACGTACAGCCACAGCTGTACGTGTTTTTTGTCACATAAGagtgacaaacaaaacaaaccgtgACCTCTTACAAAATCAACCTCTTCGGAGCTGTATGACCCATGGACGTGTTGAGGACCCGTCCCCAGACTCCACTGAGGTGTCGTTCCACACGGCCTCTGTCTcaagctcctccctcctcctcctcctcaggatCAAAGGCGTCAGCCCCAAGGTCCGCCACGTCATCCAGATGTTCCGGCTCAGGAAGCTCTTCAGCGGAGTCTTCATCAAAATCAACAAGAGCTCTCTGGCCATGTTGAAGGTGGTGGAGCCCTACGTCGCCTGGGGGTGAGTCGTCCTGGTACACATGCTGCTAGCTGTTGTTCTCGTGCACATGCTAACATGCTGCAAGCTGTAGTCCTGGTACACATGCTAACATGCTGCTAGCCGTTGTCCTGTTACACATGCTAACATGCTGCTAGCTGTAGTCCTGGTGCACATGCTAACATGCTGCTAGCTGTAGTCCTGGTACACATGCTAACATGCTGCTAGCTGTAGTCCTGGTACACATGCTAACATGCTGCTAGCTGTAGTCCTGGTGCACATGCTAACATGCTGCTAGCTGTAGTCCTGGTACACATGCTAACATGCTGCTAGCTGTAGTCCTGGTACACATGCTAACATGCTGCTAGCTGTAGTCCTGGTACACATGCTAACATGCTGCTAGCTGTAGTCCTGGTGCACATGCTAACATGCTGCTAGCTGTATCCGGGGTCCAGCCGTAGGGGCAAACAGGCTAACATGCATTGATATAAACAATTTAAACGTACCCGTACATTAAATCCACGCAAGACAAAACTGCACATGCAAAATCATAATTGTGTCTCACAATTTACAGAATCACAATGCATATGGTATCGCCACTCAGACATAATATTGTATTGTGTGGTTGAATCTGTAGTATACACCCATCTACCCTACACTGATTACACTGTCGTATGGTTATGGCCCTGAGATCAGTGTTGCCATATTGGGGGGAAATCTGACCCAATGGATGTGTGTGGGCAGTTTGGCAGTGttgccaatctggcaaccctgccGCAGAAGTATGATATTCTGTGGTTGAAGGTTCTTAGCTGGTCAGCCGTTAGCCTCActcacccctgccccccccccccccccctccaacaggTTCCCCAACCTGAAGTCGGTCCGAGAGCTGATCCTGAAGAGAGGACAGACCAAGATCAAGAAGCGCAGGGTGGCTCTGACGGACAACAACCTGATCGAGCAGCACCTGGGTACGTCCGAGGTGCCTCTGACGGTCGCactcgtgtggacggggccttcaCCGAGCTCTCTTTGTTTACGGGGATTGGGTTAACTTAGTGACGtttggtttctctttcttctgacatatGAAATATTGTTCATCGCTTTGGATGAGTGCTCAACGGCCTAAGTTTAAATGACTCACTTGAACGGGAACAGGGGATTATCTGTTTCAAAGTCAAAAGGATTTATTTTCAGACCGACAATGCGACAACTTCCAAAGAGGAACGAAATAACGTTTCCCCATCCTCCAAATGTTAATAGTGCAAAAAGACAACATCAAACCTTTAACATAATTATActgcaataacacacacacaaacacactattcTCTAGCCATCCCCTAATCGTGCTTCCCTGTAATAAAACAAACTTAATTTTATCACTGACTATTTCCCCATTAATATTAGCAGGAACCTTGTTCCTGCTAATACAAGGTTGATTAGTGTTTCAACTAATCAGCCTTCACCTTAATAAGCCGGGTTCGAGGGGCTCCATGGTTACGCAGTTGGATAGCGCATAACACAGTTGTAGAAGTATAACCACCGCTTCCCTGCAATAAAACTGGACTGAATTGAGTTTATTAGGTTTGTACTctgtccctcacacacagacttctATCAGACTATTTCCATATCGATATGGAAATAGTCTGTGATagaagtctgtgtgtgagggacagAGTACAAACCTAATAAACTCAATTCAGTCCAGAGCATGTTTCGATTACGTTGATGGGCTCACAGTAATGTTACTAGtagttgtgagttgttgagGACTGGGATGTTTATTACAATTTCGCGAGAGTCTGCTGCCTTAACTTACCTCGAAACCAAACCAGAAACAACCTTCTCCTACCTGGTTCTCACCTGGTTCTCACCtagtgtctctccccccccccccccccccccaccaggcgaGCACGGCATCATCTGCCTGGAGGACCTGATCCACGAGATCTACTCCGTTGGGAAGAACTTCCGGAAGGTCAACAATTTCCTGCGGCCCTTCAGCCTCTCTGTGGCGCGCCACGCCGCCCGGGACAAGGGCGGGGTCATGAAGGACCTGGGGGCGATCGGGTTCAGGGGCGCCGAGGTCAACAAGATCGTCCGCCAGCTCAACTGAGGGGCCCGCGGGCGTAGGGACCCCCAGACTGTTTCTGTACATACTGTGTGTTCTGCTGAGGGGGATGAGGGGTCTTCTCGCTCTCTGGCTCAGGGGCGCCCCGGCAGCAGTGGTACCGCAGCGCTGGACGGGGGCGTGGCGGGGCGGTGGATTTAAACAGTTTGAGTCTGGCGCCTCCAGCAGGGTGCAGACCGACCGGGAGCATCCTGCCCCATGCAGGGTGACCACCTGGGGGCGTGAGAGCACCACGGTGTGGCGCTCCGGTCTGAGCGCAGCGGGTTCCTCCTCGTGTTCAGTGATGAGCGGGAGGAGGTTCCTGCTCATTCTTTAGACGTGGACAGAGCCCCATAATGTACAGTGATCTCTTTATATTTCAATAAACTTGTTCAGAATATCAAGTGGTGAAGTCTTTGCATGTCAACCCCGGGGAGGTGCGACCGGCCCTGGAAACCCTAGGGCGTTCCCGGCTCGGCAGGCACTGGGTCCTAATGGAGCaggtcctgtcctgtcctgtccgtcctgtcctgtcctgtccgtCCTGTCCTGAACGCCTGTTCAGGTTACACAGGGCCGCTGTGAGTGTTTCGTGACAGAACATGCCCGCAGCATCCTGTGTCTCCGACGGCCTCTccccctgattggctgaggtcTCTGAGCGCCCGTTCCGTCAAGGAGTGAGTCAccttgggaagggggggggggggggggggggggggggggtcaggggagtGAGTCAccagggggggccgggggtgcAGGAGGGGAGAATAGCATCTGCACCGCTGGGTGTcttaaaaatacacaaaaaaatgaTATCGTCATCTTAAAGTAAATTAATGAATGATGCGAAATACAGCCGCTACCGCCGTTTCCCTGGTTATCCGTCACATGACGTAGTAGAGAACCCGTTCAGGTGATGCCGCGACGTCACTGCGCTCTAATCACGGAGCGCGTCATCAGGACTGTGCGTAACTTGATAAATATATTACGCACAGCGGTTTGTTGTGAGCGGTGTCAAGGGTTCCTCTCCGTCTGTTCGGGTTCGGGTCTGGTCCTGCTCATGGCGGCCTATGATTGGCTGAGCGCTGCCCCTCCCCCGCCGCAGCACGTGTCTGCCTGAAGCAGCGAGGGGGCGGTCCGTCGCCCATCGCGCTGCTCCGGTCGCACTGCTCCTGCACGAGACGCTGGAGATGTCGGATCCACGGAGGATGACGGCGACTTCAACCGGTAATACCCCCCCCTACCCACCGCTTGTTTGACGGTTAGTGGTTTAAATGGAagaataccgacagccggtgatAACACAGTGGAGGTGGACCGGCGGATATATGTCGGTTACCGCGAGAGGACCCGTGCGGTCCGGGGAGAGGTTAGCCTCGGTTAGCGTCACATGGGAGACCACCTGTCCCGTGATGCCGGGGTCGTGTGGTAAAGGTCTTGGGTGTTAAAGGTCTAATGTGTTAAAGGTCTAGTGCTGCTCCGTTGGAGCCAGCGGCTGGCCCTCAGTCGGgtgggaatgaatgaatgaaatcaGCTGTTGTGGGACCTGAACCTCACACTGATACTGTGGTCGATGCCTGGGAGTCACGATCTGCGGGGCCCAGccgtgtgttttaatgtgtttgAATGTTGGGTGCTCCAGTGGTACTATGGACCTGTCAGGATCAGCACGTGGAAACGAACCTGTATCGTGAACATAATTTACGATCCACGTTACTCACGTTACCGGATTACTCATGTAACATGGGTTACTCATGTGGTCGGTCGAGGTTAACGTTTGGCGGGGATTCTCATCTATCCTTCTTTAGAGTTGAATGAATGGAGGAAGTGTAAACAACCCCATCGCTGTTTCATTATTTAGACCCATCATCTCATcgctgtctgagagagagaaagcactAGAAATGAAGAGGCCTCCAGTAGTGGCTCTGGGCAGATGGACCCTGATGTCCTGTCATGTTTGAACAACCACTGAGTAACAAACTGTCATGGGTAGGCCTCCAGCTGGCGAACGGCTGATTGACAATCACCGTATCCAATGTTTTTTAGACATTGTTAAATCTGATTTGTTCCGGGGAGCAGCAGGTGTGTTTTGAAACCCGAGATTCAACTCCTATTGGGCGGTGTGGtggcatgtgtgtctgtcctaaCCCTGCTAATCAGTAAAGATAAGGCCGCCAATCATTCAGTATCTCGGTGTTGACACATGATGAGTTAATGTTCATATCCCACCCTCAGGCCCTGGTGTCACGGGAGGAGGGCTGGACTAAATCTGTTTTGGTTTTATGTGGTCACCTTGAGACTGATCTTCTTGGGTACTTCAGCTGTGAAACAACGTATTGTGATGCACATGCCCTCCTGGTGGGTCATATCTTCATGACTTTGCTAATCTCTTATCTCCTATCTCGGCATGAGAGGCTATGCTGACTAGTCCTGTATCCTGGTTAGAGATGGTAACCAGCGGGTTTAGGAGCAGAGCGGCTGGAGTTATCCAGGATTGGTCTGATGCATATTAAtgaccttggtgtgtgtgtgtgtgtgtcccctcccttcggtttgtatttatttatcagaCGATATTTTGGTCTATCTATTGTTACTCTGTAAGCAAAGATTGTAGTCACAGGCCAGGGGTCATTAAGCACTAGATGATCGTCGTGTCACACGTGTGTCAGAGACCGGAGTGTTCTATCCATCTAGCTACAGCTGTGGTGATGCTAGTAACAGCTGTGGTGATGCTAGTAACCGCTGTGGGGATGCTGGCTACAGCTGTGGGGATGCTAGTTATAGCTATGGGGTTGCTAGTAACAGCTGTGGTGATGCTAGGAACAGCTGGAAGGGATGGTAGCTTTAGCTGTGGGGATGGTATCTCCTGTGTTATCTGCCACAGCTGTAAATCTTCTCACACGTAAAGCCTCCCTTTTCTCTGACTATCTCTTCAATCAGCCGAGCTCCCCAGGCTATCTCATCCTCCAGCTACACCCTCAGGCAGACAGAGGGCTAACGGTTAACGCTAGCAGCCTAGCCACCCCTACTAAGTAAACCGAGGGCCAATCACCGTCCCTGCCTGGGCGTTGCCTGGGGAACGATAGCTTCcctgacccttttttttttttttaaacctctcTGTGCTGTGGCTAGTGTGTAATGATCGTGACATCACACGCAGCCGACCTGCCGTGCGTCTCGGTCGGTGAGTCTCTGTTCTTTATCCTTTGAAACATCTGAAcctccttttgtttgtttgaattaGTTATATTCTCTTCTCTGAGCGAGCTGGAACTCGTGTGGACTTCAGCCACTCGGTCCAACCATCTTGAGGTTCGATATTTCatatgttttcgtgtgtgtctcagtcgcggctctcacacactctcagctGTTGGTCAGAAATGATTATTTGGTATTGAGTGCATTTCATTGTGAACGCAGAACGATCACAGAATGATTCCTTGTCTTTCTGTGGTTGTTTCTCTGTTCTTTCTGGAAGGCTGTGAGTGAACCAGCGGTGGGGTGGGGACCAGTGGTTACCAAGGAGAACAGGGTCAGCCTGTGGTACGTCGGGTCGACCCAGCAGGCTGCTCTGCTGTAAAGGGCAGTCTGGAGACGGGTCTGGAGACGGGTATGGAGGAGGGCTGGAGATGGGCCTGGAGACAGGTCTAGAGGAGGCCTGGAGACAGGTCTAGAGGAGGCCTGGAGACAGGTCTAGAGGAGGCCTGGCGACAGGTCTAGAGGACGCCTTGAGAGTGGTCCACTCCGTGTGAAGGACAGTGATCTACTGCAACTGTTGGTACTACTCGGGCGGCCGTAACTTAGGAGGTAGTGTAGGATGATGACCtctaaccgaaaggttgctagttcgatgccctgctcctcctagctaagtGTCGAGGTGTACCTgggcgagacgcctcaccctaactgctcttgacgagctggctgtcggcctgcgtggttgactctgccgtcggt
This genomic interval carries:
- the rpl7l1 gene encoding 60S ribosomal protein L7-like 1 codes for the protein MAEPEKKVIQLVPEHLLKKRKAYQAIKATQAKLALLDKRKVSKGKPLRFKRLEDILREGHRASRDETRIGRFKQRPPTALPPKNKLAFAVRIKEIKGVSPKVRHVIQMFRLRKLFSGVFIKINKSSLAMLKVVEPYVAWGFPNLKSVRELILKRGQTKIKKRRVALTDNNLIEQHLGEHGIICLEDLIHEIYSVGKNFRKVNNFLRPFSLSVARHAARDKGGVMKDLGAIGFRGAEVNKIVRQLN